A genome region from Alkalimarinus coralli includes the following:
- a CDS encoding DUF2846 domain-containing protein has protein sequence MLKRILQIVFIAVMASSQTGCLYMAFEKHGGAFLVPVSGEQFVHIPNDKWDSSNNALVYFYRPDSRWASEEIDAPSVFIDDHRYVSLRANGFTWLEMAPGPKQITMRRPIGLLLGFEGVGDFALSKIVDAEFQVEAGKVYYFRYSEIEAPSLPNPELDSDDALAQGDMQLVTRDVAIKEIVKTRFIENQPPFAKNSAGTSIVEQNKEDAYEKERARLEAEKEEELAQLKEDGYWRSPKWYWPFGGGPTKRTEADIELKALEKERENYLLALAEEQNKGKGSWWWPFGEGQSEE, from the coding sequence ATGTTAAAAAGAATATTACAAATTGTGTTTATTGCCGTGATGGCCTCTTCTCAGACGGGGTGTCTCTATATGGCATTCGAGAAGCACGGAGGTGCGTTTTTAGTGCCTGTATCGGGCGAGCAATTTGTTCATATCCCGAATGATAAGTGGGACTCAAGCAATAATGCACTGGTATATTTTTATCGCCCGGATAGCCGCTGGGCTTCTGAAGAAATTGATGCGCCTAGCGTATTTATTGATGATCACCGCTACGTAAGTTTGCGGGCCAATGGGTTTACCTGGCTGGAAATGGCACCAGGGCCAAAACAAATTACGATGAGAAGGCCTATTGGTCTGTTGCTCGGTTTTGAAGGTGTCGGTGATTTCGCACTGAGCAAAATCGTAGATGCAGAGTTTCAAGTGGAGGCAGGAAAGGTCTACTATTTTAGATACTCTGAAATAGAGGCGCCCTCACTGCCTAATCCGGAGTTGGACTCAGACGATGCGTTAGCGCAAGGTGACATGCAGCTCGTTACTCGTGACGTCGCAATAAAAGAAATTGTGAAAACTCGATTTATAGAAAACCAACCTCCTTTTGCAAAAAATTCAGCGGGTACGTCGATTGTTGAGCAAAATAAAGAGGACGCTTACGAGAAAGAGAGGGCACGGCTCGAAGCTGAGAAAGAGGAGGAGTTGGCTCAACTAAAAGAGGATGGCTATTGGAGAAGCCCTAAATGGTATTGGCCTTTTGGTGGTGGCCCAACGAAAAGAACGGAAGCGGATATAGAGCTAAAAGCGTTGGAAAAGGAGCGTGAGAACTATCTCTTGGCGCTTGCTGAAGAACAAAATAAAGGAAAAGGGTCGTGGTGGTGGCCATTTGGAGAGGGGCAATCTGAGGAATAG
- a CDS encoding DUF1853 family protein: MQNKYIKDLAWAISSPSLVNEQPGWPNIVDTSKDTWVTQWLSSLDADPSPLQQHLAKEKSHFIGTYFESLWAFYLASNPQYELISRNLQVNSKARTVGEFDFILRDKVTGGFIHQEVAIKFYLGFNKQNIHEFSDGKHIWLGPQCRDRLDIKLAKMINHQAKLSETIQGKQALESIKIDVDTDKLTPQLVLKGYLFYPQTQPVTPPKFCNPNQLKGSWLTLNDFVEHIEKDSSDAWALLTKPEWISPFSSSIEHNQSNIFFKKPDILRTAREKVLNEQRPWMIAYLTESKGYYTEIHRQFIVPDDWPHLYDE; encoded by the coding sequence ATGCAAAACAAATATATTAAAGACTTAGCGTGGGCAATCAGCAGCCCCTCACTGGTTAACGAGCAACCTGGCTGGCCCAACATAGTTGACACATCGAAGGATACCTGGGTGACTCAATGGCTATCATCACTCGATGCAGACCCATCCCCACTTCAACAGCACTTAGCTAAAGAAAAATCCCATTTTATTGGCACCTACTTTGAGTCTCTTTGGGCTTTTTATCTGGCTTCCAACCCGCAATACGAGCTGATCTCCAGGAACCTTCAAGTGAATTCTAAAGCAAGAACAGTGGGCGAGTTTGATTTTATTTTGAGGGATAAGGTTACCGGAGGCTTTATTCATCAAGAAGTCGCTATAAAGTTTTACCTTGGATTTAATAAACAGAATATTCACGAGTTTTCAGATGGGAAACATATCTGGCTGGGTCCACAATGCAGAGATAGACTAGATATAAAACTAGCCAAGATGATTAACCATCAAGCGAAACTGTCAGAAACAATACAAGGGAAGCAGGCGCTTGAGTCAATAAAAATTGATGTAGACACAGATAAGCTAACACCTCAGCTTGTTTTGAAGGGCTACCTTTTCTACCCCCAAACACAGCCAGTAACGCCTCCCAAATTTTGCAACCCCAACCAGCTAAAGGGAAGCTGGCTCACATTAAACGACTTCGTCGAGCACATTGAAAAAGACTCGTCTGACGCATGGGCCCTGCTGACGAAACCTGAGTGGATAAGCCCCTTCAGTTCAAGTATAGAGCACAATCAAAGCAACATTTTTTTTAAAAAACCAGACATTCTAAGAACCGCCAGAGAAAAGGTTTTGAATGAGCAACGCCCTTGGATGATTGCATACCTAACGGAGTCCAAGGGCTATTACACTGAAATTCACCGACAGTTTATAGTGCCCGATGATTGGCCACATCTATATGACGAGTGA
- a CDS encoding 1-aminocyclopropane-1-carboxylate deaminase/D-cysteine desulfhydrase: MSERIIHAEGVSWLLEPPAIPLEKLEHDLLDSSGVELWVARLDLVDPLISGNKWFKLKYNLIQACEQDASHIVSFGGAFSNHLHALAAACYRLKLKSTGVLRGEIVLPLNPTLSECQAWGMNFYPVTRAQYREKTSPEFIQRLRDRFGQFYLAPEGGSNVLAVKGMSEVALDVHGKLDRCDYLCCAVGSGGTLAGLVAGSSASTKCIGYSALKGANYLKHDIDALINQYQSLSGEVSLPDYSIDHSYHFGGFAKVKEELLTFIEWFEGQFDIPLEQIYTAKMFYGIFDQIKAGYFKNGQRVVAVHTGGLQGRRGIERALGSRQ; encoded by the coding sequence GTGTCTGAACGCATCATACATGCTGAGGGTGTTTCATGGTTGCTAGAGCCCCCTGCTATCCCGCTGGAAAAATTAGAACACGACTTGCTAGACTCATCTGGTGTTGAACTCTGGGTTGCACGCTTGGATCTTGTTGACCCTCTGATATCAGGCAATAAGTGGTTTAAATTAAAATACAATCTTATTCAAGCTTGCGAACAGGATGCTTCTCATATTGTCAGCTTTGGCGGGGCGTTCTCAAATCACTTGCACGCGCTGGCAGCGGCTTGCTATCGCTTAAAGCTGAAATCCACTGGCGTGCTGAGAGGGGAAATTGTATTACCCTTAAACCCAACGCTAAGTGAATGCCAAGCATGGGGGATGAATTTCTACCCTGTAACCCGCGCGCAATATCGTGAAAAAACATCGCCTGAATTTATACAGCGCTTACGTGATCGGTTTGGCCAGTTCTATCTGGCTCCAGAAGGAGGGAGTAATGTTCTGGCTGTAAAAGGTATGTCTGAAGTTGCCTTGGATGTGCATGGCAAGCTGGATAGATGTGATTATTTGTGTTGCGCTGTTGGTTCAGGTGGAACGCTTGCGGGCTTGGTTGCAGGCTCAAGCGCAAGCACAAAGTGTATTGGTTACAGTGCACTAAAAGGTGCGAATTACCTTAAGCATGATATAGATGCTTTAATTAATCAGTATCAATCGTTGTCTGGAGAGGTGTCTTTACCAGACTATAGTATTGATCACTCTTATCATTTTGGTGGCTTTGCTAAGGTTAAGGAAGAGTTATTGACCTTTATTGAGTGGTTTGAAGGCCAGTTTGATATACCGCTCGAGCAAATATACACGGCAAAAATGTTCTACGGTATTTTTGATCAGATCAAAGCAGGGTATTTTAAGAACGGTCAGCGAGTGGTTGCTGTTCACACCGGAGGGTTGCAGGGACGGCGAGGCATAGAAAGGGCGCTCGGTTCCCGTCAATGA